Sequence from the Lasioglossum baleicum chromosome 9, iyLasBale1, whole genome shotgun sequence genome:
CTGGCTGCCGTATTTGTCGACGACGCTTTTGAACGCGGTGCTCATCTCCGGGTCGTATTGACAGCTCCATATAGCCTTGAGTAGGAGGGCCAACTGTTCGGTGATCTCGCCTTTCGTCCCGTACTTCTTCGAGTTGAGCTTGTTCCGTCTGGATAGATCGACCTTGTACTGGTCAAGCACGAAGTACTCGGCGAGTATGTCCGTATGGGATAGACACTGCAGCACGGCGTTCATGAAACACGTGTTACCGTGGTTGCGTAAACCTATGACCCCTGGCACACGATCCGGCGGTATATGCGCGGGCCGAGGCGGAGGGACCCTAATGTCCCCAGCACTCGACCCTAGATCGTCCCTATGGGAGGTTTTATGGTTTTGCGCGCCCACGTTGGACATGTGCTGAACCATCCTGTTAATGAACTTCCTCCAGGACGGCCTGCGAAACACTTTCTTCTCCGAGTATATTTGCCCGTTCGTGTGCAGCCTGCCCATATGGGGCTGCTGCATGCTCTCGACTTGCTGCTGCATATTGTTTCGCTCCTTGTTGCCGCTCGTTCCGCCGCTGTTGTCTTTCGAGTCGCGGTTCTGTTTCGGACGTCGCCGTGACATCTTAGCGTTCTGAAACGGATTCCGCGGTAACGTGAAAGTACGCTTCAGCCGCGAAGCGGACTCCCGTGCCTTCGCCTCGGACGATTTAACCTCTTCCACGCCCAGCTCACCCTCCGACACCGATTTCATCACCGCACTATTCGCCTTCTCACCGTCCATCGCCGGCCACGGAAACAACCGTTCGAGCCTTCCGCCTTCCCACCTCGCCCCGTTCACATCACGACAGGATCCGTTGTTTCGCGAGACACGATCGACACACCACCGTCGGACACGTCTAAACCATGTCGTGCCCGTCAACAACTGACCCGCGGCCCGCGGAGAAAAAACGTCATACGCGTAACCCGCTCTCGTACGCTGCGGCGGCCATTTGCCTTTTATCACGGGCTTCCACGATTCCGTGACCGCCGTGACGCCTCCGTCCTAAACTACGCGAATCGGTTGATGGGAACCACGACGCGACGTGCCGCGATCCCTTCTCTTTACCCTTCGAAGTGGTAACTTCGCGCGACCTCTGCGCTGGCAGCTggaatcaccgacgagatactatcacagacgagatataggaatatagatatagatatagggGCGTTAGCACACCGATACCGACGGAAATGGGGCGTTAGTGCACCgataccgacggacaccaaaatgcattgggtcaccgacgagataatagcacagacgagatatagatcctatatctcgtcggtgataataGCATAaggtatatgagagtgctcacgctcGGGTTATGGCCGtgccacagacgagatataggaatagacctgacaccttatgggacttggtgtccataggaatctgaagtaccgacacTTTAAAATGCCAGTGATTTTAGCGTCCTCTACGCTTTAACAACGGTGAATTCGAAAACTAGAACCAACACGAATTGGGTTCGACTGGTAAAACTTCTACAGCCAGTGCCGGATTAATCcagcgcggggcccgtagcaaatTTAACCAGGAGGCCCTATGGTTTgcacaataatataataaaacccaatgaatgaccttttttGTAGCAAAAATATCTGCGAACGATATGTCTACAGCGTTGTCAAGTCTAAAGTACGCAACGTTGTCCGAttatgagttttcaatacatccGAAAATCATCGGATGAGTGCAGTCGCGAAGAGGCTCTCTAGAAAGATTTaatttacgacaggcattgaaagatataagaatccttagatttattgcagttagaggccgaaaatcgtgaaaatctgcaatttttaccacccttaaacgtttgtagctcattgcaacgtcgaccgatcttgacgaaattttcaaaatatgtttaagtCACGCAAATCTACagaacgtgttttttaaattttcaatataggcccacataaaaaagttgaaaatgcaacatttattttTTTGAACAATTCCGATCCattgcaatttctgaaaaaaaatttcttttcacaacctATAATAAACCAATTGCACTAGCTTTCacagaaaatttcaaatcgtatagtacaatattgaaacagttatcgtcttttttagagtgtctttaaatttttgttcacaaaattttgtatatcgAAATGTAATAAGAAAACTTTAAAAACAATCACATTAGGAAggcgtaaaaaataaaatttttcaatttaagaatcatattaaatacacatAATGCGAAtggagaataaaattttttattcgtgctaataaatgctccaaaattgtgttttatcggtaacattgggtgttgacactgaatggtaacggggtgttagcacagacgagatataggaaatggggtgctaggaacccaataccgacggacaccaaaatgcattgggtgtcaggtctattcctatatctcgtcggtggccgtGCCACTTTTGGCTGCCATCATCTcttttagtccggacaagaacccgtctcgacacttagtccggacaagactccgtctcgagacttagtccggacaagaatccgtctcgacacttagtccggacaagaatccgtctcgacacttagtccggacaagaatccgtctcgacacttagtccggacaataacctacatcatctttggccttgatcagaacgaacagtttatatcgttttatataaaatatgtaactaagatTCTTTCACGAAGTGAAGGAAATATCCTGTATTAAAATAActgcaaaaaataattatttaataaggtcTAATAAAAGACAGGATTGCAGAAGTAGACACGTTGTACGGaataactaatttaattttttatttaaacaaaaaagatCGAACAACATTTAAGCTCTACTTCCAACAAACtagaaaatgtatgtacaaggtacTATTTACTTAGGacttttagaaattatatttagttTGAAAGTCGGAATTTAACTATGGactggaaaataaaagaaaggcgaaacaaaacaattaatcgaaaatcaaaaaatcatttattacaaattaatatcatttattacacacacactcaaaaaaaacaaatattataatacatagacaaatataatccaaataatatgaaacaaataaataattattataatacataacaaCTATATATTGATAGGGATGCAATAACAATTAACTAGGTGAAAGCCGATGGAGGAAGTATTGACCTTTTGGCAGGCAGCGATGACAGCGATGATTCTGCATATAGGAAAATGCATTTTACTATTCAAATCTGAAGGTTTTTTTTactctatttaaatatgtattataatctacttaaacctatttaaaaaataatacagattatttacatgttcaaaaaattaaatttgttgaaacaatttaatttacctaGAAAATTCTGTTTATAAAAGGATACGAAAACTTTTATCCGAGcaaaaatatactttgtttagacaatttttcttgcaagattctgttaaaaaaagatgttaactaataaaaaaatatttgttttaaactcttgatttgtttcaaaacgattgttgcaaaatttaacatatttaaaaactgtacttgcttaaatagattgtatagttaaaaaaattaaatttatcaaatatttgattatctaatacatttaaataaaaaacatatttgattgaattgtaaatgattaattaaactTACATTAGCGGATCTTGATCATTTCCATCGTTGACTCAGCTTCTCCCGACTCGCGTTTCAGCTACTCGGTCCACCGAAatgcgagctcggagaagcgtgGAAAAATTGGCGACGATGgtctgtatctaattcaaagatcctttcggatccttcaagatccttttgaccagctcgaggcttgaatgaacacgttccgaggcccgagggttGGGCCCCCTAGAcagtgatgggattgttggcgcttttcgcacgcatgcgcgagtttcgtcagggccGTGTCTACGTCTACGTCCGAAAGTGGGGAACTACTGGGGGAAAAGTAGTGGGAGACTATATGGCGGGAAATTAGCAGGGCGgccaaggtacccgatcttcgtacttgACTGAGGCTAGAGTCGTCGCGCGTGCGCGtgaaaagcgccaacaatcccatcactgCCCCTAGACCTGAGCgtcctgagcccagaacacaatagcagtacaataaacacggccgggggaTTACCCGTGCGATAGCACGTGCTATCAGGGCAGGGCAGTGATTCCAGACGGGAtacgttttttcgcgcatgcgcggcgttttcagcctcagtaaagtgtGCTTCTGgaggaaatgtggcaccttgagcgccccACACAGAACGTTAATTTGAAAAACAAATGtatgacaagtgtatttgtatatacatataaccatatatgtatacatatgaaatattgaaatatgatatatatttatataataatctaATTCAGacttattctattgtattttgaGGATGGGGAAGGGAAGGAGTGCTGAAATAATTATGcaagataaataataaacaataaaatattttatttggcagACACAATTATAGAATACCAACATTTGTTGCTAGGGTAAGGGAAACTGCCAAAACCTTACCAGTACACTGTCACAAATCAAAAATTACATAGtacctcagggctctgctacatcgTCGCCTGGTCgcctcatcatagatacgttactgttttggacgcgcatgcgTGAAAAAACGTATCCCGTCTGGAACAGTCTGGAATCACTGCACTGACTGACCGTCATCCACCGTGATCCACCGTCATCGGATCGAATCGTCAACAACGTGGTTGAGGGAAACAATCTTTACGCTTGCATTGAAAAGTTTTAATTCGTTAACTTGCTTACTAGATAATTAAACAGCAGGAACGATGGCGGAATTTGTAGACAAACGATGCGAGGATATGATCCCCGAATTAGAACAAatggagaaaataaaattatttgataaaAGTGAAATTCGGTAGTTACAACAGGTTATCTTTCGGTGTTCATCTatgttgattttttaaataattactaatgaaaatatttctatagGGGAATCGCGAAGAAATTGAAGGAAAATGAGTACAAAATTCAGCGACATTCGAAAACCAAAGAGGACTATTTGCGATATATACAATATTTGATGGACCTTCTTAAGTTGATCAAACAACGTCGAAATGTAAGTATTTTACACTTTTGAAGCAGTCTTTAAGAAGATAGTAATCGGTGTTGTAATTTTATTAGAAATTCGGCATTAATCAAAAACAGTCGGAAATCGATCACATTATcacaaataaaattaattatttgtacAAAGATGCGATATTTAAGTTTCAAGACGACATACGTTTCTGGATCGCTTATATCAAATTTTGTAAGCACGTCGTAAGTATTTTTCCAAATAATCATACTTTTacaaagtttatttattttttaatgagcGAGCACAAATACGATATTCGACAGCATTTTAAAAACAGCGTTAGTCACATATTAGGCAGAATGTTGCAAGTACATCAAGACAAACCAAAGTGTTGGCACATTGCCGCTCGTTGGGAGctagaagaaaataaaaataagcagACCGCTCGTCAATTTCTGCTCAGAGGACTGCATATACACCCGACTTCCCAATTATTGTTTACGGATGCTTTCAGGTAAACATATTGAAATgtgtaactttttcaaaatttgtataatacatatgtatgatTCAGATTAGAATTGGACGAGGCATTGGCTAACGATCAAAAGAATGAAACTAACGGTGACTCCGCAGCTACGTCTGCAGGGGAAGACGATATGACTATAGGGTTAAAGAGAGCTTACATTATATATCAACAAGCATCGGAATGCGTTAAGGATATTAAGTTCATAGTAGAATTGCTCAACATTACGAAGGAGCGCAGCAACTCGGAAAAGCTACAAAATAGAATTGTTAGGTAGGCAAAGAAAATAATGCATTAATAGgatatataaatgcataattttAATCTCTGTAATAGCGACATGATTGAAGAATATGCTCACGAACCCCTAATGTGGGATACAATGGCGAGAAGAGAATTGGAAGGACTTGTTCAGCCTTCTCTCAACGTCGATGCTATGGAAGTAGATAGTTCGGAACGGAGTTCGTTGAGAGATCGTATAACATCTTGTAATGAAGTATACCAAACAgcggttaaaaaaattaaaaccgaaGAAATGTGGACCTTATACGTAGAATGTATGTTAGAAATCAATCAGAAAGGCGGATCACTGCCCAATTTTAAAaggaagttattaaaaactgcGTTTACTCAAGCTCATCAAGCGAAAAagttgaaagaaaaatattactTGCTATGGGTTGGTAACgcttgcaattacttaacgatACAATGACTTTTCGATCTCTTCATAATTGTTTCCTTGCAGATTAACATGTTAAATGCCGAGCAAAAGGATGAAAGTACCGTAAAGaagataaaagaaattttatgcATTGCTACGGAGACTATACCAAACAGCGTAAGTTTATGGCATGCTAGACTGAGGTACTTGTTGTCCTCCGGGTTAGAAGAAGAAGCCGAAGCTGTCTTTCCAaaggtataaatatttaaatcgtGTATTGTAACATGCCCGAAATCTGCGTATTAGCGTGTCTAATAATGTATCTGTTAGGCAACCCAAATTCTCGGAGACAAATCGTTACCTTTGTGGAAAATGAGGATACTACATATGCAAACTAAAACTCCTGAAAGAACGGAAGAAGTATTCCAAGCAGCTTTACAAGGACACCCGAGCGTAGCTCAAGAAATGAAACCTACCTACATCGAGTGGCTGATTCTAACAAAAAGTTTGTATGCGTAATAGAATTATAATTAACGATTTTTATATTAcacataatatttattttaggcATACAAGCTACGCGGAAAGTTTACGACAGACTCTATCTACAACcaccattttccattaaaatgcATAAGAAGATGGCGGAACTAGAATTGATGCAACCTGAAATATCGTTGAAGCATCTCAGAAAATGTTATGATATGTCAACGTTACAATTTGGCAAAAATAACACGAGCGTCTGGATAGATTACATTCAATTCGAAATGAAACACGGCGATCCAACAAAAGTTGGTGACCTGCACAGAAGAGCGGTGAAGACGTTAGAGCCAGGATTGACGGATTCGTTTATTTCAGAATACAGTTTAATGAAGGCAGATCCAGATTTTTCGAACACGGATACGTAAGCGCCAACAAAATAGTGAAACGCGTTGTAGCGAATATATTACCGAGTGACACAAGAAACAAACATATTTGATATGTTTAAGCAGAATTCTGTCCAGTACAAGCTCATGAACATTATACAGACTCAAGTGGTATTTCCTTCTCCATCCGCGTGAGAACGATGTTGCGGTCCGTTTCATTAGGTAATCGCGTCCTATCCCCGGATTTTAACGTTGCTCTCATGTCTAAGCACATCACATCCGTTGATAACGAGTGTTCTTTGTCATCcagatttccctcaatttttAGAAGTAAACTTTCGAGATTATTATACGCTCCtctgaagaaaaaaagaatataaatatgaaatagaaTACCTGTAAGAAAACTTATTGCATATCCATTCTGTTGCAATTAATATGTCCGTCGAAAAAATCTCTCGAATGCTCGAGCGAAAGCAATGGGGTTCGCGGTATCGTGAAAactaacaaaaatattttgggCGGCCATATTAATTGGTACGTCGTG
This genomic interval carries:
- the LOC143211748 gene encoding U3 small nucleolar RNA-associated protein 6 homolog isoform X1, producing MAEFVDKRCEDMIPELEQMEKIKLFDKSEIRGIAKKLKENEYKIQRHSKTKEDYLRYIQYLMDLLKLIKQRRNKFGINQKQSEIDHIITNKINYLYKDAIFKFQDDIRFWIAYIKFCKHVHFKNSVSHILGRMLQVHQDKPKCWHIAARWELEENKNKQTARQFLLRGLHIHPTSQLLFTDAFRLELDEALANDQKNETNGDSAATSAGEDDMTIGLKRAYIIYQQASECVKDIKFIVELLNITKERSNSEKLQNRIVSDMIEEYAHEPLMWDTMARRELEGLVQPSLNVDAMEVDSSERSSLRDRITSCNEVYQTAVKKIKTEEMWTLYVECMLEINQKGGSLPNFKRKLLKTAFTQAHQAKKLKEKYYLLWINMLNAEQKDESTVKKIKEILCIATETIPNSVSLWHARLRYLLSSGLEEEAEAVFPKATQILGDKSLPLWKMRILHMQTKTPERTEEVFQAALQGHPSVAQEMKPTYIEWLILTKSIQATRKVYDRLYLQPPFSIKMHKKMAELELMQPEISLKHLRKCYDMSTLQFGKNNTSVWIDYIQFEMKHGDPTKVGDLHRRAVKTLEPGLTDSFISEYSLMKADPDFSNTDT
- the LOC143211748 gene encoding U3 small nucleolar RNA-associated protein 6 homolog isoform X2 — translated: MDLLKLIKQRRNKFGINQKQSEIDHIITNKINYLYKDAIFKFQDDIRFWIAYIKFCKHVHFKNSVSHILGRMLQVHQDKPKCWHIAARWELEENKNKQTARQFLLRGLHIHPTSQLLFTDAFRLELDEALANDQKNETNGDSAATSAGEDDMTIGLKRAYIIYQQASECVKDIKFIVELLNITKERSNSEKLQNRIVSDMIEEYAHEPLMWDTMARRELEGLVQPSLNVDAMEVDSSERSSLRDRITSCNEVYQTAVKKIKTEEMWTLYVECMLEINQKGGSLPNFKRKLLKTAFTQAHQAKKLKEKYYLLWINMLNAEQKDESTVKKIKEILCIATETIPNSVSLWHARLRYLLSSGLEEEAEAVFPKATQILGDKSLPLWKMRILHMQTKTPERTEEVFQAALQGHPSVAQEMKPTYIEWLILTKSIQATRKVYDRLYLQPPFSIKMHKKMAELELMQPEISLKHLRKCYDMSTLQFGKNNTSVWIDYIQFEMKHGDPTKVGDLHRRAVKTLEPGLTDSFISEYSLMKADPDFSNTDT